A single window of Toxotes jaculatrix isolate fToxJac2 chromosome 4, fToxJac2.pri, whole genome shotgun sequence DNA harbors:
- the vwa11 gene encoding von Willebrand factor A domain-containing protein 7, with product MTSVLGLALLGLALIAGPSVAFVPIGGGASTHVSITGTALLQKVTETCRAVAEAAGHEFKPTGSSPEELVQACLGPTAPGEVSGAKFHSALQEIYTQNGLVDRDFVNSASHHFNSEAFLEGRGLITEGMVAIKANIRKENFQAARETLGRVLHTLQDFYSHSNWVELGYTEPYINLIRPDLTLENLADVNTATCSDCASGTCPNPILPNILKEKKLTSGYMGISSSYKPQGKCSHGGEGDMTSTTDPRGGISKDERRSDNVALHDAAVKAATAASLQLLEDIRSAAGDNDFLRMMGIARSSVVCFVIDTTGSMSDDIDEARAVVYEIIDSKKGTQDEPSEYILVPFNDPSFGPMIRTTDPDKMKKEISKLTATGGGDTPEMCLSGLQLALTGAPGSSYIYVFTDAPPKDIALKDTIVALIRSTKSTVSFFMTGASRRRRRSLTAPSFNDYKDLALASGGQAIQVSKRQLPQATDIILDTSTSALVTVLQQERTPGKQESFPFKLDESLLNITIYITGTSITFELTNPAGVSQSSTEASGKLGTIQTVGNLRRIRLNADKQTGTWQININSNQPYTLKVTGQSTITFIYDFVERFKGPHPGYAVLSGRPQAGQPATLMLSVMGRKGPSSMTVGNIGLVTVSGPEAMSNSTMADMGNGDILVTVDTVPEGEFVVLLKGTDKVSNTVFQRQSTTQMSVSKVNIQAAVDSSVEPGTTFTLPFSVMTQGSGGQYSISARNDRNFNMHYPSSLTLTTGEYTNATLTITPPASTTSGTDITLTIEAKSSSGVDSNYVVLRLSVVTKITDFVQPLCEVVSVLADDCPQDVSQCGPFQWELSANLTDGNGTGIERISLRQGDGNLTYTSLSAPIIQANYNASCCSQIVEFIAVDNVGNVGKCYHSIVRSGGPPALSLSLPLWLCLLMSAFVMWP from the exons ATGACTTCAGTGCTGGGACTAGCCCTGCTGGGCTTGGCCCTGATAGCAGGGCCCTCTGTGGCCTTTGTCCCCATCGGAGGTGGGGCGTCCACTCATGTCAGCATTACAGGAACAGCTCTATTGCAAAAAGTGACGGAGACATGTCGGGCGGTGGCTGAGGCTGCTGGTCATGAGTTCAAACCCACG GGTTCCTCTCCTGAGGAGCTGGTTCAGGCCTGTCTAGGGCCCACAGCACCAGGAGAGGTGTCAGGTGCCAAGTTTCACTCTGCGCTTCAAGAAATCTACACCCAGAATGGACTGGTAGACCGTGACTTTGTCAACAG TGCTTCGCACCACTTCAACTCTGAGGCCTTCCTGGAGGGACGTGGCCTAATCACAGAGGGCATGGTGGCCATTAAGGCCAACATTCGCAAGGAGAACTTCCAGGCTGCCAGGGAAACTCTGGGCAGAGTCCTTCATACACTACAG GACTTTTACAGCCACAGTAACTGGGTGGAGCTGGGTTACACAGAGCCATACATCAACCTCATACGCCCTGATCTGACACTGGAAAACctggcag ATGTCAACACTGCCACCTGCAGTGACTGTGCCAGTGGAACATGCCCCAATCCCATCCTCCCCAACAtcctgaaagagaagaaactgaCATCAGGCTACATGGGAATCTCATCTTCTTACAAGCCTCAAG GTAAATGTAGCCATGGAGGTGAAGGTGACATGACCAGCACAACAGATCCTCGCGGTGGCATCAGCAAAGATGAGCGTCGCTCTGACAACGTGGCCCTCCACGATGCTGCTGTGAAAGCAGCCACAGCTGCAAGCCTCCAGCTACTGGAGGACATCCGTTCAGCTGCCGGGGATAATGATTTTCTGAG AATGATGGGGATTGCCCGCTCGTCTGTCGTGTGCTTTGTCATTGACACCACTGGCAGCATGTCTGATGACATCGATGAAGCCAGGGCAGTTGTTTATGAAATCATTGACAGCAAAAAAGGAACACAGGATGAGCCCTCCGAGTACATCCTGGTGCCCTTCAATGACCCCA GTTTTGGGCCTATGATCAGGACAACAGACCCTGataagatgaaaaaagaaatttctAAACTCACAGCGACAGGTGGGGGTGATACCCCTGAGATGTGTCTGTCAGGACTCCAG CTGGCTCTCACTGGTGCCCCAGGCTCCTCCTACATCTATGTTTTCACTGATGCTCCACCCAAAGACATCGCCCTCAAGGACACGATTGTTGCACTCATCAGGAGCACCAAGTCAACA GTGTCATTCTTCATGACTGGGGCCAGTAGGAGGCGCCGTCGTTCCCTCACAGCTCCTTCCTTTAACGACTACAAGGACCTGGCTCTGGCCTCTGGAGGCCAGGCCATCCAGGTGTCCAAAAGACAGCTGCCTCAGGCCACAGACATCATCCTTGACACCTCTACTTCAGCTCTG GTGACAGTTCTTCAGCAAGAGAGGACTCCTGGGAAGCAGGAGAGCTTCCCCTTCAAGTTGGATGAATCTCTTCTAAATATCACCATCTACATCACGGGGACATCCATCACTTTCGAACTGACCAACCCTGCAG GTGTGAGCCAGAGCAGCACTGAGGCCAGTGGTAAACTGGGGACCATTCAGACAGTGGGCAACCTGAGGAGAATTCGTCTCAATGCTGACAAGCAGACAGGAACCTGGCAGATCAACATCAACTCCAACCAACCATACACACTCAAAGTCACAG GCCAGAGTACTATTACGTTCATCTATGACTTTGTGGAAAGATTCAAAGGACCTCACCCAGGTTATGCAGTACTCAGTGGGCGTCCACAAGCAG GCCAGCCAGCCACCTTGATGCTCTCAGTAATGGGAAGGAAAGGTCCATCCTCAATGACTGTTGGAAACATTGGCCTGGTGACTGTGTCTGGTCCTGAGGCTATGAGCAATAGCACAATGGCTGACATGGGCAACGGAGACATCCTGGTGACTGTTGATACGGTCCCTGAAGGAGAGTTTGTGGTTCTTCTGAAAGGAACGGACAAAGTGTCAAACACTGTATTTCAGAGGCAGTCTACCACCCAAATGTCCGTCTCCAAAGTGAACATCCAG GCTGCGGTGGACAGCAGTGTGGAGCCAGGTACAACTTTCACACTCCCCTTCAGTGTAATGACCCAGGGTTCTGGTGGTCAGTACTCCATCAGTGCCAGAAATGACAGAAACTTCAACATGCACTACCCAAGCAG CCTCACCCTGACAACCGGAGAATATACTAATGCTACGCTGACCATTACTCCACCTGCCAGCACAACGTCAGGCACTGACATCACTCTGACTATAGAAGCCAAGTCGTCCAGTGGTGTCGACTCCAATTACGTCGTTCTGAGATTGTCCGTTGTTACCAAG ATCACTGATTTTGTTCAGCCTTTGTGTGAAGTGGTTAGTGTGCTGGCTGATGACTGCCCTCAAGATGTGTCTCAGTGTGGACCTTTCCAGTGGGAGCTCTCGGCCAACCTTACTGATGGAAACGGCACCGGCATAGAGAGAATCTCCCTCCGACAGGGCGATGGAAACCTCACATACACCTCCCTGAGTGCTCCCATCATCCAGGCGAACTACAATGCTTCCTGCTGCTCGCAGATTGTTGAGTTCATAGCTGTAGATAATGTCGGCAATGTGGGAAAGTGCTATCACTCAATTGTTCGTTCGGGTGGCCCTCCTGCTTTAAGTCTGTCACTGCCACTGTGGTtgtgtctgctgatgtctgCTTTTGTAATGTGGCCTTGA